A window from Enterococcus mediterraneensis encodes these proteins:
- a CDS encoding DUF58 domain-containing protein has protein sequence MIKTILHFTLQVSVLLGLGLYAFGFDYSLGWYLFYFYLLFCFVNWFMWLMPAGLLSFSLRQTVAHAQTQEQLPIVFDRRLFLEPYLSFNGKAISLNKNEELYLPVFFKHRGIVDSLPLTLEISDLTGKLQRKKTYILKEKVLVLPKPDFEYSRNLYTFLLKNRLLYEKDYFSSEIADHRNYQYGDPLNRINWKLSARTEDLITRELLPEENQPVLIILWSDSEKLINLYYSFYQQHKNDFHFLIWSKSGVLSQHITPEEWAVYQQGPPAGVLPKNRQILLFSERNETTAPSIAFLQQHNSVTLIEQQEMLQIHGKKQSWTLPKAVSTDD, from the coding sequence ATGATAAAAACGATTCTTCATTTTACTTTGCAAGTATCCGTTTTGCTGGGACTGGGATTGTACGCATTTGGCTTCGATTATTCCCTTGGCTGGTACCTTTTCTATTTTTATTTACTATTTTGTTTCGTCAACTGGTTTATGTGGCTAATGCCGGCTGGTTTGCTCTCCTTTTCCTTAAGACAAACTGTCGCCCATGCCCAAACTCAAGAGCAATTACCAATAGTTTTTGATCGCCGGCTATTTCTAGAGCCTTACCTGTCCTTCAATGGTAAGGCGATTTCTTTAAATAAAAATGAAGAGCTCTATTTGCCGGTTTTTTTCAAGCATCGCGGCATCGTTGATTCACTGCCTCTCACTTTAGAAATCAGTGATCTGACAGGTAAATTGCAACGAAAGAAAACCTATATATTAAAGGAAAAAGTGCTGGTTTTGCCGAAACCAGACTTTGAATACAGTCGAAATCTTTATACTTTTTTACTGAAAAATAGACTGCTTTACGAAAAAGATTATTTTTCTTCCGAGATCGCTGACCATCGAAACTATCAGTATGGAGATCCGTTGAATCGAATCAATTGGAAGCTTTCTGCTCGGACAGAGGATTTGATCACACGAGAACTCTTGCCGGAAGAAAATCAGCCGGTTCTGATAATTTTATGGTCGGATTCAGAAAAGTTGATCAATTTGTATTATTCCTTCTATCAACAGCATAAAAATGACTTTCATTTCTTGATTTGGTCAAAATCCGGGGTGCTCTCTCAACACATCACACCGGAAGAATGGGCGGTGTATCAGCAAGGCCCCCCTGCTGGCGTTTTGCCGAAAAATCGTCAGATTCTGCTGTTTAGTGAACGTAATGAAACAACAGCACCTAGCATTGCTTTCTTGCAGCAGCATAACTCCGTCACCTTGATCGAACAGCAAGAAATGCTGCAAATACATGGTAAAAAGCAGAGTTGGACACTACCAAAGGCGGTGAGTACCGATGATTAA